A window from Dehalococcoidia bacterium encodes these proteins:
- a CDS encoding thiolase family protein codes for MGLRGEAAIVGIAELKPERRPQGPFKLPIEQWADLAKRALDDAGISPREVNGICSSSSIREASMFVPATISEYLGTKVNFAEVVDLGGATAAGMVWRAAAAIELGVCDVVVCALPSMPGPQPPQADGRPRGMGFGASSANFGSPQAEFDIPYGNVAQNCSYAMIAQRYAAVYGYDPWAMAKICVDQRTNACANPAAIFYGQPITADDVLASPMIADPLHMLEIVMPVSGGAAVVLAGKERARRAKHRPVWVRGFGEHLEIKTPTYAEDIVKTPVGPAAEMAFAMAGARRSDIDLVSLYDCYTITVLLTLEDAGFCAKGEGAKFIKEHDLTYKGDFPCNTHGGQLSFGQAGLAGGMSHVTEATRQLQQRAGENQVPKADLAFVSGTGGVMSEQAALLLQGD; via the coding sequence ATGGGACTCAGGGGCGAAGCGGCGATTGTCGGCATTGCGGAGCTGAAGCCGGAGAGGCGGCCGCAGGGGCCCTTCAAGCTGCCAATCGAGCAGTGGGCCGACCTCGCGAAACGAGCGCTGGACGACGCCGGGATCAGTCCGCGCGAAGTCAACGGCATCTGCTCGTCGTCCTCGATCCGTGAGGCTTCGATGTTCGTGCCGGCGACGATCTCCGAGTACCTCGGGACGAAGGTCAATTTCGCTGAAGTCGTGGACCTGGGCGGCGCGACGGCGGCGGGCATGGTCTGGCGGGCCGCGGCGGCGATAGAGCTCGGCGTCTGCGATGTCGTGGTGTGCGCGCTGCCGTCGATGCCGGGCCCGCAGCCGCCGCAGGCCGACGGCCGCCCACGAGGGATGGGCTTCGGCGCCTCCAGCGCCAACTTCGGCTCGCCCCAGGCGGAGTTCGACATCCCCTACGGCAACGTGGCCCAAAACTGCAGCTACGCCATGATCGCCCAGCGCTACGCCGCCGTGTACGGCTACGACCCCTGGGCGATGGCGAAGATCTGCGTGGACCAGCGGACGAACGCCTGCGCCAACCCTGCCGCGATCTTCTACGGTCAGCCGATAACGGCCGACGACGTGCTCGCGAGTCCGATGATCGCGGACCCGTTACACATGCTCGAGATCGTGATGCCGGTGTCTGGTGGGGCGGCGGTAGTGCTGGCCGGGAAGGAGCGGGCGCGGCGCGCGAAACACCGCCCGGTCTGGGTGCGAGGCTTCGGCGAGCACCTGGAGATCAAGACGCCGACGTACGCGGAGGACATCGTGAAGACGCCCGTTGGCCCGGCCGCGGAGATGGCGTTCGCCATGGCCGGCGCCAGGCGCTCGGACATCGACCTGGTCTCCCTTTACGATTGCTACACGATCACGGTGCTCCTGACCCTCGAGGACGCCGGCTTCTGCGCGAAAGGGGAAGGCGCGAAGTTCATCAAGGAACACGACCTGACTTACAAGGGCGACTTTCCCTGTAATACGCATGGCGGACAGCTCTCCTTCGGGCAAGCGGGACTGGCCGGCGGCATGTCGCATGTGACGGAGG